In the genome of Halobacterium noricense, one region contains:
- a CDS encoding RNA-guided endonuclease InsQ/TnpB family protein, with the protein MSVVVRRTNTFAVRPLSPKDEQLLRELLDASASLWNELTYERRQNFFDGESVWDTADYRKQYVGVLGSATAQQVIRKNSEAWRSFFSAREDGEDTAPPGYWGNEAEGRELRTYIRNDQYTLETGGRSRLEIPVGQDLKDEYRLGYHDRLRLEVAGNPNWEGEQGRLELYYDEVADTFRAIQPVTVPDSRRDSPLASEEAALDVGANNLVACTTTTGQQYLYEGRDLFARFRETTEEIARLQSKLCEGRYSSRLIRRLYRKRTRRRDHAQDALVRDLMERLYDKGVATVYVGDLTDVLSEHWSAEVNEKTHQFWAYRSFIDRLATTAEEYGITVEVKSEAYTTAECPECGERDDTERDGDVFRCLCGYEGHADLDASRTFLERQAGESEVGSMARPVRLKWDDHNWSEIPYSPERVSPNEERTNRSTRKGKLASVGAA; encoded by the coding sequence ATGTCTGTTGTCGTGCGGCGAACCAACACGTTCGCGGTTCGGCCGCTCTCCCCCAAGGACGAGCAACTGCTCCGCGAGTTGTTGGACGCCTCCGCCAGCCTCTGGAACGAACTCACCTACGAACGTCGCCAGAACTTCTTCGACGGCGAGAGTGTGTGGGATACCGCCGACTACCGCAAGCAGTACGTCGGTGTCCTCGGCTCTGCCACCGCTCAACAGGTCATCCGCAAGAACAGCGAGGCGTGGCGGTCGTTCTTCTCTGCCCGAGAGGATGGCGAGGACACCGCCCCGCCCGGCTACTGGGGCAACGAGGCCGAGGGCCGGGAGTTGCGGACGTACATCCGCAACGACCAGTACACCCTCGAAACCGGCGGGCGGAGCCGCCTCGAAATCCCTGTGGGACAAGACCTGAAAGATGAATACAGGCTTGGCTACCACGACCGTCTGCGCCTCGAAGTCGCTGGCAACCCCAATTGGGAGGGCGAACAGGGCCGGTTGGAACTGTACTACGACGAGGTGGCCGACACGTTCAGGGCCATTCAACCCGTCACCGTGCCTGATTCTCGACGGGATTCACCACTGGCTTCGGAAGAAGCCGCGCTGGACGTGGGCGCGAACAACCTCGTCGCCTGTACCACCACCACCGGCCAGCAGTACCTTTACGAGGGCCGCGACCTGTTCGCCCGCTTCCGGGAAACCACCGAGGAGATTGCCCGCTTGCAGTCCAAACTCTGCGAGGGCCGGTACAGTAGCCGGCTGATTCGACGCCTCTATCGCAAGCGGACGCGACGGCGCGACCACGCACAGGACGCGCTCGTGCGCGACCTGATGGAACGACTGTACGACAAGGGCGTTGCCACGGTGTACGTGGGCGACCTCACCGATGTCTTGTCGGAGCACTGGTCGGCAGAGGTGAACGAGAAAACGCACCAGTTCTGGGCGTATCGCTCGTTCATCGACCGGCTCGCCACGACCGCCGAAGAGTACGGCATCACGGTCGAAGTAAAGTCAGAAGCATACACGACGGCGGAGTGCCCCGAGTGTGGCGAACGCGATGATACAGAGCGGGACGGCGATGTGTTCCGCTGTCTGTGTGGCTACGAGGGGCACGCCGACCTCGACGCGTCGCGGACGTTCCTCGAACGACAGGCTGGCGAATCCGAAGTCGGGTCGATGGCACGGCCCGTGCGCCTCAAGTGGGACGACCATAACTGGTCGGAGATACCATACTCTCCCGAGAGGGTAAGTCCCAACGAGGAGCGCACAAACCGGAGTACCCGCAAGGGGAAACTTGCCTCCGTGGGTGCGGCATAG